In Thermobaculum terrenum ATCC BAA-798, the DNA window CTAAAATTAGACCCATAGCTGGAAATAGAAACTGCTGAGGGTTAGGGTAGTATGGCTATGCTAGGTATATTGCCAAAGGGCAAACTTGCCCGTCGCGAAGCTCTCTGGTTTTGGTTCTTTATATCTCCATGGGTCTTTGGTTACTTAGTGTTTACTCTGGGTCCCATATTAGCGTCCTTTTACTTGAGCCTCACCAGGTACAATATTGCTTCTCCGCCTAAATTTATTGGTCTAGCTAATTATCAGCTATTACTACAAGATCCCATTTTTTGGAAGTCACTCAAGGTATCAGCTTATTACACCTTCTTGAGTGTGCCGCTAGGAATATTCTTCTCTCTAATGCTGGCAGTACTACTAAACCAAAAAGTGCCAGCATTAGGCGTATTTAGGACTTTATTCTATTTGCCTGCAATTCTGCCTGCCGTAGCAGCCACATTATTGTTTGTTTGGCTACTTAACCCTGATTTCGGAATCGTAAATTATGTCATAAGATCACTGTTTGGCACCAATGGTTTGATCCCACTCGGCTGGAATGGACCAGATTGGCTAGGGGATCCTAAATGGGTTATCCCTTCCTTCACGCTAATATCGCTATGGGGTTTCGGCGGTCCCA includes these proteins:
- a CDS encoding carbohydrate ABC transporter permease translates to MAMLGILPKGKLARREALWFWFFISPWVFGYLVFTLGPILASFYLSLTRYNIASPPKFIGLANYQLLLQDPIFWKSLKVSAYYTFLSVPLGIFFSLMLAVLLNQKVPALGVFRTLFYLPAILPAVAATLLFVWLLNPDFGIVNYVIRSLFGTNGLIPLGWNGPDWLGDPKWVIPSFTLISLWGFGGPMLIYLSALQGVPTQLYEAAIIDGAGRIKRFWHITIPMISPVILFTFITGIIGSFQVFTQAWVVNGGTGAPDYWSMFYVLYLFLNAFRRYRMGTAAAQAWLLFLVILALTILFLWASRRFVYYETSEGGRF